tcctctctgaaatcaagaaaaacatattttttaaaaaggttgtcAGAACTGTGGATGCCATTTGCAAACAAGTATTATTTAAGTGCCTCCTGTGTTCCCTGATCTGGGCGGAGTGCTAAAAAAAACAGTGACTATCACAGACACACCCCTCTGCTTGTACAGACCAGTGTTTagcaacaaaatcagaaaagaaaataaataattaaagacGCTGACAGATATGCAAATCCTAGCAGAAGAGAAGTCTGGTTATTTATTAGTAAATATCAGGGCTTCAGAGACTTGGATTTACATTCATGGCTTAAGATTGGATTTTGGATATCATGTGAGATTTGGACTCAACACTGAGGTCTCAGTGGGGAAAAGTTTGGCTGTGGGAACCAAAAATATCTTCGAACCAGAAAGTAAACCAGAATGAGCTATGACATGAGATAAGGGGGCTCCATGGGCTATTAACTCCCCAGCACAGTGACCTCATCAGAGATCCTATCTATGACATTGTCTACTGGCCACTTCCTTCCATAGGTCCAAGAGAGCTGTGTCACTTCCTAATTTTACATCCATAAGGGACGCCATCTAAGAGAGTGAAGGAAAACTCTTCTCACGTCttgctttggaaagaagaaagCTGTTCCCAGAAGTGGCCCAATGGTCTTCCCCTCACTCCTCATCGGCTAGAACTGCACCACGTGTCCATTTCTTAACTATCCCTGAACAGCAGCCATGGGCCCCCATGCTCCGTGCAATCAAGCTCATGTGTGGTCACATGAGCACAGCAGGCTATCCCCAAACTAGATCAAGGTTCTGACAGAATGGCAGAAGGAGTGCATGCTGGGTAGGCAACAACAATGTCTATGATGGGTCAAATTATGGGATCAAGGTAGAATTGCGTTAGGGGTCAGGATTGAGATGAGATGTGAGCTCAGAATGGGAAATAAGTTATCATTTGGGGTCTGACTTAGAAGTGAGGTTCAATCCCACTAACAGGAATTGGCTGTCTAGTAGTCATCTGGCAATGGCGCCCATCTCGCTCAAAGTAAGGCCAGAGTCCTACCTTGGTCTTCAATCCCTGTGATGGCCAAGTCCTGTGATGTCTCTGACCTCATTGCCCACCCTTCTCCCTTTGACTCATTCAgacacagttaaaaaaaaacaaacttatctGCTAGAACATTCTAGGTCACCCCTTCCCTTCTCACCTGATGGTTCTCTCTGCCTGGGGATGGCTAATCCCAAGTAGCTACATGATTCATCCAGCACCTCCTTCAAGGTTTTGTTCAATGGTCCTCTTCACCTGGGGTCTTTCCAATGGTTTTATCTCACACTATGACCCCAGAGGTTTTTCCTCCTGAGAGGAAAGAGAACCAATAATGTCCTATCTATCCTTCTGGTCTTATATTTTCTTCATAACACTTACCTCCACCAGTGCCCACATACAAACATtcactcaaaatggatcaaagacctaaatagaagACCTGACACGATAAATTACATAGAAGGAAACATAGGTAATAAACTTATGAACCTGGGTATTAGATAAGATCTTAttaatttgaccccaaaggcaaatGACAATAtggaatatcatgctaagcaaaataaatctaACAGAAAAGGTcaagaaccatgtgatttcactttcTAGGTGGGATatgaaattgaaaacaacaacaaaaaatacaaacaagcaaaacaaacaagcaaaaactcCTAGACACGGACAACAGTGTGGCGGCTACCATTGGGTAAGGGGGTTGAGGGGGAGCAAAGGGTATATATTTGACCCTTTAgaagatcaaatatatggtgatgggagatGATTTGACTccaggtggtgggcacacaacgCAACATACAGCTCACACATCggagaaatgtacacttgaaacctaccgggggggggggggggggggagcgaaCGTCAGTTTATAGTTGTGAGCACACGGAATACAAtttgttcttgtattatcatttattcaTATTGTATGATTTTCCATACGAACCATGGTAAACCCGACCTCTCTCCCATGCTGTATAAACGTATTGACCAATGTCATCCccataaacttaataaaaagaaaaagaaaaaaaactgactacgtattttaagcttttattttgCTAATCAAGGTCTCCTCCGCCCAACGGAACAAGAGGCTCTGTGAGGGAATTTCTCTGTTTTGCTGATGCTATGTCCCCAGAGGCCAGGGCTCAGAGTCAATGCACAGTGGatatttttttttgaatgaatgcGATGAGCAAAGGTAAGATGATACAAAGACATTCATCccattttatgaaaatgaaaactattcAAATGCGCTTCAACGTGAAGCCGATGACATGAATCGGAATGATTCTGCAGTGTGAAATGGCCTGCCACCGTACAAAGAAAGCAGAAATAAACGCAGCCAGCGTGGAACATGTTCACAGAGTGAAATAAAAGTCTACATTAGGCAATACTcagtacagattttttttaaaatatattttattgatttttttacagagaggaagggagagggatagagagttagaaacatcgatgagagagaaacatcgatcagctgcctcctgcacaccccccacccgggttgtgtccgcaaccaaggtacatgcccttgaccggaatcgaacccgggacccttgagtccgcaggccgacactctatccactgagccaaaccggccagggcagtacaGATATTTTTGTTAACAAATGCATAGTAGGATGGATAGTACTATGGATAGCAGTAGGCATTtagtggggtggggttgggagagcCCGCCCTCTCTCATTGGTACCCGTATATTAGGGGTGGCGCTGGGTTCAGGCTCAAAGACACGTCTGGGATTCTGCCTAGACCAGTTCCCCCAGGCGGATCAGAGTCAGTGTGTAGGGTCGAGGCCGCGGCTGAGAGGGGGCGAGGGCAAGAACAATGGTCGCACACAGTCCATTCCTGAGCCCTGCAGCTCCTGCCCCTCCGCAGGCCTGCACCTGGTCCCTCCCAGGGGAGCTGCCACCAGGGCCAGAATGTGCGGGGGTGAACCGGCTGGGTACCGCCCCCACGCAGCCtcgggagggagggtggagacgGTGCAGGCCTATTGCTTTAGCTGCCTCAGGGGTTCCAGATAACCCGAGGAACCTGGGTGCGGGgcggaggcgggggtgggggcggcggtGCTATAAGAGGGCCGCCCTGCGCAGGGCTAGACAGGCTTGGCTCCCAACCTCGTCTGGAGCCCAGATCAGATCAGATCCACTGGCAGGTGAGAAGgggcctttggggggggggggggggggcaggaggtgaggcTGGCGGGACGGCTGACTCCTActcctgaggggaggggagcaggggtgtCTGGTGTCCTGGTTCTGAGAGATGAGAAGCTGGAGGTGGAATTTTGAGTCTCTTAGAGAAAAGGAACAAGGGGCACAGGCTTATGAACGGGGAGAGTGGGAGGCCAGATTCCTAGGTCCCCAGAGGAAGGAATTCTGGGGCCCTAAAACCCAAGCTGGAGGGAAGATGTGGCAGGAGGGCAAGGTTTTTGGGTCGAAGGCAGGAAAGgaggctgagggacagggctccagggtctgagggaggaggtagGTGCAGACTAGGGATCCTAGGTCTGCGTGGGGAGAGGGGTGCAGactggggctcctgggtctgagggaggaggtgggtggagactagggctcctgggcctgagggaggaggcgggtggagactggggctcctgggtctgagggaggaggtgggtgcagactggggctcctgggtctgagggaggaggtgggtgcagactggggctcctgggtctgagggaggaggtgggtggagactggggctcctgggtctgagggaggaggtgggtggagactggggctcctgggtctgagggaggaggtgggtgcaGACTAGGGCTCCAGGGTCTGAGCAAAGAGAAGGGACCTGGAGACCAGGAGTCCTGCTTCCTGAACTCTCTGTCTTTCCAGCCCCAGCACAGAAGGCCCCTCCTCcgtggcagccacagaggctcAGACAGGACACATGGCAGgtcccctgctccagcccctgctgctcctACTGCTGTCCTTTGCCCTGGGATCTGCTAGACAAGCAGGTGAGGACCAGCCTGGGAGTCCTGCCCCTGCCAGTCCTGCCCTGGGCCTCAcagtcccccacctcccctctccaggcccccTCTCTCCAAGGAGCCCCTGAGTCAGGACCCTCCCCTGCAGCAGCCTCCTCCCACGGAGACCCGCCCCCTGGCCTGTGGCCCCtttcttcctgctccctcctgacTCCTGGGTCTGGGTGCCCTCCAGGCTGCTTCCCGCCCTCAGTGTCTCTCTCATCAGAAGCTGGGGTGGCCTCCAGACCAGCTGCCGCCCTGGGTTTCTGAGCTGGCTCCCTCCGTCTCTCTCCACCTCCGTCTGCAGCGGCCTCAGCCCTGGGCTCCGTGTCTGCCTCTGCCCTTCTCCAGGCTGCTCTGTCTGTCCCTGCACATCCCTCAGTGATTCCTCAGCTTGGCCTGGGGGCATGCTTCCCATGTGCTCCCCCTGTCTCTCTCCAGGAAAGAATGCGGGGGACCGGATTATCGATGGGGTTCCATGTCCAAGAGGCTCCCACCCCTATCAGGTGGCCCTGCTCAAAGGCAATCAGCTGCACTGTGGAGGCGTCCTGGTCAATGAGGAGTGGGTGGTCACCGCCGCCCACTGCCAGATGAGGTGCGTGCGTGGCAGGGAGTCCCCAGCGCTCCCTCTGGGTCTCCGCCCCCTccctctgggtccctgtcccctTATCTCCGCaccctgtcccctctctctgggccccatcCCCCTCTCTCAGGGGCGGGGCCTCTCTCTCTGAATGTCTCTCTCTgaatgtctctctcctcccagcgACTACAACGTGTACATGGGCAGCTTTCGGCTCAACAGCAGAAAAGGCCAGAAGATCAAGGCCACGGAGTCCTTTGTCCACCCCCAATACTCCACACAGACCCACGAGAATGACATCATGCTGGTGAAGCTGAGTGAGTCTGCCAAGCTGACGTCGGCCGTGAGGAAAGTCAACCTGCCCACCCAGTGCGATCCGGCCGGGACCCCGTGCACCGTTTCCGGCTGGGGCACCATCACCAGCCCCGACGGTGAGGCTGCTCGGGGACCTGAGAGCACTGGCCATCGGCCCCTCTCCCCTCGGACCCAGGAGTATAGGTCCTAGGCCCttgtttccccctccccacctccccacctgccaACCCGCCAACCCAGAAGGCATGGCCCCTTGTCACGTCTATAGTACTgagccccacagcccctggttAGTTCAAGGTGCAGGGCCCACACCTTCTCCCATGAGCACCCAAGGCGCTCCAGGCCCACCCCTCTGACTGCCCTGTACTGCCCGCCTCCTCAACAGTGACCTTCCCGGCGGAGCTCATGTGCACGAACATCAGGCTCATCACCCCCCAGAACTGCAAGAGGATTTACAAGGACCTGCTGGGGAAATCCATGGTGTGTGCCGGCGAACCCAACTCGAAGACCAACGCCTGCAATGtgaggaccgccccccccccattccctccctggccctgtgtTCTGCTTCCTCCCAGCCCAGTGTCTGGGGGCCCCACCCTGGTGCCCAACCACCTCTAGCACACTTCCTGCTCTCCTGGCTCTCTCGACCCACTTCTCTGCGTAGGGCTTGAGCGGGAGCCTGTGGAGGTtggggtggccctggggctgggcagaaaGTTGAAGGGAACGGACTGACGGTGAGAAAATGGGGGGTGAGACGTGGGCAAGGGGAGTGAGGCACACTGGCTTCAAGCACCAACTTTCGGGGGGCACCAAACACTCAGTGGCCAAGGTGCATCCTATTCTAATgcgatattttttaaaatcctcgcAAAAGTCCTTGATGGGCAAAACTATCAGAATTTTCCATAAAGAACCATGTTCGACTCAATTGTCCATTTGCCTCTCGGCTCCCGTATGGTTTGGCAAACCATGGTGTCGTCCTCACGTATCTAAAATTGGGGTAAACTGATtgtcacagattttttttaaaaaattcatattaaaTGTGATTCTCAGAGCATTGCACTAAAAATATTGTTCATTGCCATCCCTGAGATTTCGTGCCAGAAGCTTATGTCTCATTCACCTCGCCTGGGTCCTGCCTGGGAAAGGAAGGGGACCCTCCCTCCTCTTTGCTCCCCCTTCCTCATCTCTGTAACCTCATCTCTGTCTCTGAGAATCATCTCTCCTTACATTTCACTTCCTTGTTTTCGTTTGTGTTCTCTCTAtgttgggatctctctctctctctctccccctttctctctctcttatgtTCTGCCTCGGTCAGTCTCTTCATTTCTTCCATCTCTGCCTTTTTCCCCACCCCAAAATCTCTGCTTCTCTatccccctccttcttccctacctctctctctctctgtttcattTTGTCTCTTTGCCTCTCAGTACCTCCACTATCTTTGCTCACATTTGCTTTCAGAGGCAGGGGGATGTATGCATTAGGGAGAGGGGTGACAGGACAGGGCTGTGTGTCCTAAAGAATGGGGGGTCCCCCTTGCCCCCACGGAAGGAGTGAGTCAAGAATGTGCAAGGTGTGCGGGGACACAGAGCCCCATTAATTCCTGCCCTCCCATTGGTCCACAGAGACACCCAGCCAATGTCCTCTGGCAAGATTGCATTAATTCCTGCTCTCCTATTGGTCCACAGAGACAATGAGTCTTTTCCCATTGGATAGGGTGGAAggcagtgggggggcgggggggcgggagggggttaAGATAAGACCTCAATGCTTGTTGCTCGGAAGCCAAAATGAATctgctctctcccctccaggGTGACTCAGGGGGACCACTGATCTGCCAAGGCACCCTGCAAGGCCTGGTGTCCTGGGGCGCGTTCCCGTGTGGCCAACCCAACAGCCCCGGTGTTTACACCCAAGTCTGCAAGTTCACCGACTGGATCAATGAGACCATAAAAAACAACAGCTAATCTCTCCGAGCTCCCGTCTCTCCAGCTCTATGCCTTGAAACCGGAAATTGACAGAAACCAGGACATCCGTGACCTGCCGTCAGAGTGGACTTGACCTTTGCTCAAAGTCATAGTAAAACCTCAACCATAGGAGACGTGGGTAAACCAATGGAAATCAAGCCAAACGCTAAGATTTCAAAAACAaacagcaccaccaccacctcagTGCTGGCAGAGATGCCGCGAGACCAGGAGCCTCAACCACCGGAACTGTCCATTGGTCAAATCTATTCGGGAGGCACTTGGGCAAGGTAGAGCGAGACACTTGCTCATCACCTTGGGTCTGGAAATTCTGGTAAAATCCAAAACGTGGAGCAAGGTTTGAATTAGTAGAACCTTtatgcaaacaaataaataaatctgggAGGAGGATGTTAATGAAGCTGTTCTGGATAATAATCACGCAGAGTTGCTCCGTGTCGTGCAAGAATGCGTAGGCTACCTGGCGATAAATGAAAACGAAATGAATGTATAGGCATGCGACCGTCACCGTGTACATTGGAACAGTCACAGAATAAAGAGCATGTGCCAAACTGCCTGTGGACGGAGTCCTGGGTGCCTCCTTCCTTCCGTGTCCCTCTCTGTGCCTGGGCACCTCTACCACCTGAGCAGTACGGGTGGGGACCCCTGAGGAGACCTTCACAGAGGGAAACAGGACAGGCAAACGCATCTGGTTCTGCGCCTCACCctgtctcctgccccccaacGGTCCAGGGGTCTGTTCCTCTTTATTTCCCAGGTCTCGGTTTTCCCCAAACATTAAGtgggagacagacagagggagacagagagagagacatgagaaGTGCCTACTTCATGAGGGTTGAAATAGATGTGAAAGTGGTTCTGAGTATCTCACAGGTGGCAAACTAGGTCAGAAGGAGGAGGTCCCACGAAGGTTAGGACTGGCCCACGAGGGGCTTCCACAAGTGAGCACCCGGTGTCCCAGGTGGGAGCACACGATGGGGCTGGGTACCTGTGTAGGTGGGCTCCTGGTCCCAAAGAAttcagggaagggaggagggaggaggaggaaggaggagggagagtccCCTGTGACTCAGGGCCCCGCCACACCCTGAGCCTCCAGCTATCCAAGGCTCCCTGGGCAATCACATCTCAGACTCAGCTGACAGAGGAATTTTCTCCAGCCAGGAACTCACCCCTCTCACCTGTCTTTCCAGTTTTCCTCCCAGAATTCCCTCTGGCCAATATTCTCCAAATCCTTCCCTCCCCATCTCATCTCCCTCTTGAGTCTCCCTTGGATCCTACTCTCCACCAATAGTCTGCATAGGGTAAGCCAAGACCCCTCCTCCCACCAAAcacaggggtccaggcccccagcccctcctccctcagacccaggggtccaggcccccagcccctcctccctcagacccaggggtccaggcccccagctcctcctccctcagacccaggggtccaggcccccagcccctcctccctcagacccagggatctaagcccccagcccctcctccctcagacccaggaatCCAGGCCTTTGGCCTTGTCCTTGCTCTGGATCAGTGTCAAGTTGAGACACCCACCCCCATGAAGTTCCATCAATGCCCTCTCTGTCCAGCATGCCACCCCAAATCAATATTCAGtccaaaactttaaaaagtaagaaaacatGGCCATTGCCCTGAGTCTGGCTGGAGCTGCCTCTGGGCTCCTTTGCACGAGCCTGCAGGTGGGTTGCCTTGCAATGACCTCACGGAGTCCTCTTGGCGAATTCCATAAAAATAGCTTCATTTTCCTCGGGGTAGACAGGATCGCACAGCAGTTAAAGGCATTCATTCTAGAGACGGGGCTTTGTGGGTTCCAACCCCAGGTCTGGCTCCTGCAAGGCATTTGCCTTTGAGCACAGTAACTCCCTGTGCCTTCATCTTTGAAATCGGAGAAGTCGCACCTGTTTCCCTGCCGCGATGAAGATCAAACAGTAGTCAGAGGCGCTAGCTTCCGCCACAGAGGAAGCCTTCAGTGGGGTTGGTTTCTCGTTGTCTGTGACTTCGGCCACTTTTTCCCGATTGGGAAACTCTCCTACAGTTTCTTTATACATTCTTCAAGAATGTACACATTCTTCAACATTGAAGAAAGGTGCATGAAAGGTTTCTAACATGCAGCACAGCTGGACAACTTACAATGGACACCCATACATCTACCACTTAGATCTTACCATTAGCATTTTACTATATTTCCTTTATCTCATATCCACCTATTGCTCTAGTCATCCATTAAtctaactgattttttttctttttttttactttatttgcttCAATGAACTCGCAttactcttttttatattttttattgatttcagagaggaagggagagggggagatagaaacatcaatgatgagagggaatcattgattggctgcctcctgcacgccccctactggggatcaagcccgcaacccaggcatgtgcccttgactagaatcgaacctgggacccttcagtccgcagaccaatgctctatccactgagccaaaccagctagggccctcccCTAATTTTTAAtaggtgttttggttttttttaaaattaaaagagtaatgtgccctagctggtttggctcagtggatagagcattggcctgtggactgaagggtcctgggttcgattttgatcaagggcacatgcctgggttgcgggctcgataccccgtagggggcgagcaggaggcagccaatcaaagattctcatcattgatgtttctatctgtctctctcccttcctctctgaaatcaataaaaatatgtttaaaaaaaaataaaataaatttaaaaaaaataaaaagaccacattttttataaaaaattaggggaagccaggggaaggtcaatgggggaaaaaagagacatatgtactgctatttgaaatactttaaacaataaaataaaataactgatttttaatatatttcaaaataaattatagacaTTGGTACACAGCCtcctaaatacttcagcatgcatatcctttttttaaaaaaaatgtttttactgattttagaaagagtggaaggggagggggagagacagctattggctgcctcctgcaccccactcccccaactagggatcgagctgcaacccgg
This is a stretch of genomic DNA from Myotis daubentonii chromosome 15, mMyoDau2.1, whole genome shotgun sequence. It encodes these proteins:
- the LOC132216599 gene encoding kallikrein-7-like, yielding MAGPLLQPLLLLLLSFALGSARQAGKNAGDRIIDGVPCPRGSHPYQVALLKGNQLHCGGVLVNEEWVVTAAHCQMSDYNVYMGSFRLNSRKGQKIKATESFVHPQYSTQTHENDIMLVKLSESAKLTSAVRKVNLPTQCDPAGTPCTVSGWGTITSPDVTFPAELMCTNIRLITPQNCKRIYKDLLGKSMVCAGEPNSKTNACNGDSGGPLICQGTLQGLVSWGAFPCGQPNSPGVYTQVCKFTDWINETIKNNS